A single region of the Solwaraspora sp. WMMD406 genome encodes:
- a CDS encoding LuxR family transcriptional regulator: MRVSGHSGSVDAPLAISAPTFVGRDREMAALVAALARPAPVVALVEGEAGIGKSRLVREVLGAAPARHDETLLAVCPPLRESLTLAPIVDALRAARHRLTGVRLGVLAGALRPLVPEWSADLPPTPEPIDDAKAARHRLFRALDELIRAFGVTLLVVEDAHWADDVTLEFLLFLAASPQPGGPSLIVTYRPDEVHDQSLLLRLSARLPAGGTPLRIGLAPLDVAGTAALVSSMLDGNPMSTEFASFLHERTSGVPLVVEESVRLLCDRADVVFRDGRWVRLSLSELQVPATVRDSTRERVGRLTQTAQRVLRAAAVLAEPSTEEVLAATAGLLTRACRTGLAEAAAAGLLDSADGGSLDGGGGRPGGGDGRPGGGDRSRWRFRHALAATAVYEAIPRADRRALHLRAGRAVETLDPPPVARLARHFREAGEVARWVRYAELAAERMIASGDHSSAVVLLDEVLSTARLPAQDTTRIARMAAVAALGRREPVDDVHHHLVATLRTVLDSAGLTARQEADIRDPLGRLLIIGGEARAALVELDRAVEHLDSPVDAARAMTYLGWAYAGPWPASTHLRWLRRAAELTPRIGSPADRISLAGNRAAALLMLGEPQAWEVVAGLPSDGGSPAERQDIARIHANVGTGALIWGRYAEARRHLRVALALADAERLVRLRYNILIEQANLDWFTGRWEGLGHRAAELAEADRDRPGVYLAGMRLAGRLAAATGRLRQAEQQLQLVLDEATRLGAVDDTVEPAALLARIWLADGQVDRAVGVTDAPIGTVTDKRVWVWATDLAPARVEALIAAGRVDEADQLVRRFARGLRGRAAPGPQAALAVCRSLLAGTAGDHTRAAAGFDRAARAWSALPRPYDTSLARERQALALLAAGQVESGHRLLAETYDRLTGLGASGDADRVVRRLREHGGQVPRRWRGGRKGYGDQLSPRELDVVRLVIAGRTNREISRLLAKSSATVDQQLRSAMRKLRVSSRTALAVAAVEAGVTAAGSSTSAENTDPASA, from the coding sequence ATGCGGGTGAGCGGGCACTCGGGCTCGGTGGACGCGCCACTTGCGATCTCCGCCCCGACGTTCGTTGGGCGGGACCGCGAGATGGCCGCCCTGGTGGCGGCGCTGGCCCGGCCTGCGCCGGTGGTGGCGCTGGTGGAGGGCGAGGCGGGAATCGGCAAGAGCCGCCTGGTACGGGAGGTGCTCGGCGCGGCCCCGGCGCGCCACGACGAGACGTTACTGGCCGTCTGTCCCCCGCTGCGCGAGTCGCTCACCCTCGCGCCGATCGTGGACGCGCTGCGGGCCGCCCGGCACCGGCTGACCGGCGTGCGGCTCGGTGTCCTGGCCGGGGCGTTGCGGCCACTCGTACCGGAATGGTCGGCCGACCTGCCGCCGACACCGGAACCGATCGACGACGCGAAGGCCGCCCGCCACCGGCTGTTCCGGGCGCTCGACGAACTGATCCGCGCGTTCGGGGTGACTCTGCTCGTCGTCGAGGACGCGCACTGGGCCGACGACGTGACCCTGGAGTTCCTGCTGTTCCTCGCCGCCAGCCCGCAGCCCGGCGGGCCGAGCCTGATCGTGACGTACCGCCCCGACGAGGTCCACGACCAGTCGCTGCTGTTGCGGTTGTCGGCCCGGCTTCCCGCCGGCGGCACCCCGCTCCGAATCGGCCTGGCCCCCTTGGACGTGGCCGGTACGGCCGCCCTGGTGTCGTCGATGCTCGACGGCAATCCGATGTCGACCGAGTTCGCCTCCTTCCTGCACGAGCGCACCAGCGGTGTGCCGCTGGTGGTCGAGGAGTCCGTACGGTTGCTCTGCGACCGGGCGGACGTGGTGTTTCGCGACGGCCGGTGGGTTCGGCTGAGCCTCAGTGAGCTTCAGGTGCCGGCGACGGTACGGGACTCGACCAGGGAACGGGTCGGCCGGTTGACCCAGACCGCGCAGCGGGTGCTTCGGGCGGCGGCGGTGCTGGCCGAGCCGTCCACGGAGGAAGTTCTGGCCGCTACCGCCGGATTGTTGACGCGGGCGTGCCGGACCGGTCTGGCCGAGGCGGCGGCGGCCGGTCTGCTCGACAGCGCCGACGGCGGCAGCCTGGACGGTGGCGGAGGTCGGCCCGGAGGCGGTGACGGTCGACCCGGAGGCGGTGATCGGAGTCGGTGGCGGTTCCGGCACGCGCTCGCCGCCACCGCCGTGTACGAGGCGATCCCGCGCGCTGACCGACGCGCCCTGCACCTGCGCGCCGGGCGCGCGGTCGAGACGCTCGACCCGCCGCCGGTGGCCCGCCTGGCCCGTCACTTCCGGGAGGCGGGCGAGGTGGCCCGGTGGGTACGGTACGCCGAGCTGGCCGCCGAACGGATGATCGCCTCCGGAGATCACAGCTCGGCGGTCGTCCTGCTCGACGAGGTGCTGTCCACGGCGAGGCTCCCGGCTCAGGACACCACCCGGATCGCCCGGATGGCCGCGGTCGCGGCGCTCGGTCGCCGGGAGCCGGTCGACGACGTCCACCACCACCTGGTCGCCACCCTACGCACGGTGTTGGACTCCGCCGGCCTCACCGCCCGGCAGGAGGCCGACATCCGTGACCCGCTGGGCCGGTTGCTGATCATCGGTGGCGAGGCGCGGGCCGCGCTCGTCGAACTCGACCGGGCGGTGGAACACCTGGATTCGCCGGTCGACGCGGCCCGGGCGATGACCTACCTCGGCTGGGCGTACGCAGGACCGTGGCCCGCCTCGACCCATCTGCGGTGGCTGCGCCGGGCCGCCGAGCTGACCCCGCGCATCGGCTCCCCCGCCGACCGGATCTCGTTGGCCGGCAACCGGGCGGCGGCGTTGCTGATGCTCGGCGAGCCGCAGGCCTGGGAGGTGGTGGCCGGGCTACCGAGCGACGGCGGGTCCCCGGCCGAGCGGCAGGACATCGCCCGGATCCACGCCAACGTCGGCACCGGGGCACTGATCTGGGGTCGGTACGCCGAGGCGCGGCGTCATCTGCGGGTCGCGCTGGCGTTGGCCGACGCCGAGCGGCTGGTCCGACTGCGCTACAACATCCTGATCGAGCAGGCCAACCTGGACTGGTTCACCGGCCGCTGGGAGGGACTCGGGCACCGTGCCGCCGAGCTGGCCGAGGCCGATCGGGACCGGCCCGGCGTCTACCTGGCCGGAATGCGACTGGCCGGCCGGTTGGCGGCGGCCACCGGGCGGCTCCGCCAGGCCGAGCAGCAGCTCCAGCTGGTGCTGGACGAGGCGACCCGGCTCGGGGCGGTCGACGACACCGTCGAGCCGGCGGCTCTGCTGGCCCGGATCTGGCTCGCCGACGGACAGGTCGATCGGGCGGTAGGGGTCACCGACGCCCCGATCGGTACGGTCACCGACAAGCGGGTCTGGGTGTGGGCCACCGACCTCGCGCCGGCCCGGGTCGAGGCGCTGATCGCCGCCGGCCGGGTCGACGAGGCCGACCAGTTGGTACGCCGCTTCGCCCGAGGGCTGCGGGGTCGCGCGGCTCCGGGGCCGCAGGCGGCGCTGGCGGTGTGCCGGTCGTTGCTGGCCGGCACCGCCGGTGACCACACCCGAGCGGCGGCCGGGTTCGACCGGGCGGCGCGGGCCTGGTCCGCGCTGCCCCGGCCGTACGACACGTCGCTGGCCCGCGAGCGGCAGGCCCTGGCCCTGCTGGCGGCCGGACAGGTGGAATCGGGTCACCGGCTGCTGGCCGAGACCTACGATCGGCTGACCGGCCTCGGGGCCAGCGGGGACGCCGACCGCGTCGTACGGCGGCTGCGAGAGCACGGCGGGCAGGTGCCACGGCGGTGGCGGGGTGGCCGCAAGGGGTACGGCGACCAGTTGTCGCCCCGCGAGTTGGACGTGGTCCGGTTGGTGATCGCCGGTCGGACCAACCGGGAGATCAGCCGGCTTCTCGCCAAGTCGTCGGCCACCGTGGATCAACAGTTGCGCTCGGCGATGCGCAAACTCCGGGTGTCGTCGCGGACGGCCCTCGCGGTCGCCGCGGTCGAAGCCGGCGTCACCGCCGCCGGCAGCTCCACTTCGGCCGAAAACACAGACCCGGCGTCGGCCTGA
- a CDS encoding Tex family protein, which translates to MTTAIDQRIAEELGVRAGQVSAAVELLDGGATVPFIARYRKEATGMLDDAQLRTLEERLRYLRELEERRGAILESIRGQGKLDEALTAQIMAADSKARLEDIYLPYKPKRRTKAQIAREAGLEPLAETLLADPTQDPRTLAAGYVDADKGVADAAAALDGARAILVERFAEDADLIGALRERMWSRGRLTSRVRDGQQTEGAKFADYFEFAEPFTKLPSHRVLAMFRGEKEQVLDLTMEPEEVPADAVAGPSSYEPIIAGRFGISDQGRPADKWLADTVRWAWRTRILIHLGADLRTRLWQAAEDEAVRVFAANLRDLLLAAPAGSRTTMGLDPGVRTGVKVAVVDATGKVVATETVYPHEPRRQWDASIHTLAKLAAAHRVDLVAIGNGTASRETDKLVADLMARHPELTLTKVMVSEAGASVYSASAYASQELPDLDVSLRGAVSIARRLQDPLAELVKIDPRSIGVGQYQHDISEAKLSRSLDAVVEDCVNGVGVDVNTASAPLLTRVSGIGAGLAENIVLHRDTHGPFRSRAALKTVARLGPKAFEQCAGFLRIRDGEDPLDSSSVHPEAYPVVRRILADTGSDLRTLIGDTKTLRRIKPERFVDAMFGLPTVTDILAELEKPGRDPRPAFRTATFADGVETLADLRTGMILEGVVTNVAAFGAFVDVGVHQDGLVHVSAMSTTFVKDPRDVVKPGDIVRVKVLDVDVARKRISLTLRLDDEPGTGRPPGQRGTGGGQPRSGGRDGQPGKGGGQPGKGGGQRGGGRSGQGGRPSAGGGYADGALADALRRAGLA; encoded by the coding sequence ACCCTGGAGGAACGGCTGCGCTACCTGCGGGAGTTGGAGGAACGCCGCGGCGCGATCCTGGAGTCGATCCGTGGCCAGGGCAAGCTCGACGAGGCGCTGACCGCGCAAATCATGGCCGCCGACTCCAAGGCCCGGCTGGAGGACATCTACCTGCCGTACAAGCCGAAGCGGCGGACCAAGGCGCAGATCGCCCGCGAGGCCGGCCTGGAACCCTTGGCCGAGACGCTGCTCGCCGACCCGACCCAGGATCCCCGGACGCTGGCGGCCGGCTACGTCGACGCGGACAAGGGTGTGGCCGACGCGGCGGCCGCCCTCGACGGGGCGCGGGCGATCCTGGTGGAACGCTTCGCCGAGGACGCCGACCTGATCGGCGCGCTGCGGGAACGGATGTGGTCTCGGGGCCGGCTCACCTCGCGGGTACGGGACGGTCAGCAGACCGAGGGTGCCAAGTTCGCCGACTACTTCGAGTTCGCCGAGCCGTTCACGAAACTGCCGTCGCACCGGGTGCTGGCGATGTTTCGGGGCGAAAAGGAACAGGTCCTCGACCTGACCATGGAGCCCGAGGAGGTGCCGGCCGACGCCGTCGCCGGGCCGAGCAGCTACGAGCCGATCATCGCCGGCCGGTTCGGGATCTCCGACCAGGGCCGGCCGGCCGACAAGTGGCTGGCCGACACGGTCCGCTGGGCCTGGCGTACCCGGATCCTGATCCACCTCGGCGCCGACCTGCGGACCCGGCTGTGGCAGGCAGCCGAGGACGAGGCGGTCCGGGTGTTCGCCGCCAACCTGCGGGATCTGCTGCTGGCGGCGCCGGCCGGCAGCCGTACCACGATGGGCCTGGACCCCGGGGTCCGCACCGGGGTGAAGGTGGCGGTGGTCGACGCCACCGGCAAGGTGGTGGCGACCGAGACCGTCTATCCGCACGAGCCGCGCCGACAGTGGGACGCCTCGATCCACACCCTGGCGAAGCTGGCCGCCGCGCACCGGGTGGACCTCGTCGCGATCGGCAACGGCACCGCGTCGCGGGAGACCGACAAGTTGGTCGCCGACCTGATGGCCCGGCATCCGGAGCTGACACTGACCAAAGTGATGGTCTCCGAGGCCGGCGCGTCGGTCTACTCGGCGTCGGCGTACGCGTCGCAGGAGCTGCCCGATCTGGACGTGTCGCTGCGGGGCGCGGTCTCCATCGCCCGCCGGTTGCAGGACCCGCTCGCCGAACTGGTCAAGATCGACCCTCGGTCGATCGGAGTCGGGCAGTACCAGCACGATATCTCCGAAGCCAAGCTGTCCCGGTCGCTCGACGCGGTCGTCGAGGACTGCGTCAACGGCGTGGGGGTGGACGTCAACACCGCGTCGGCACCGCTACTGACCCGGGTGTCGGGCATCGGCGCCGGGCTGGCCGAGAACATCGTGCTGCACCGCGACACTCATGGGCCGTTCCGGTCGCGCGCCGCGCTGAAGACGGTCGCCCGACTGGGGCCGAAGGCATTCGAGCAGTGCGCCGGCTTCCTGCGCATCCGCGACGGCGAGGACCCGCTCGATTCGTCCAGTGTTCACCCCGAGGCGTACCCGGTGGTCCGCCGTATCCTCGCCGACACCGGCAGCGACCTTCGGACGTTGATCGGCGACACGAAGACGTTGCGCCGTATCAAACCGGAACGCTTCGTCGACGCGATGTTCGGCTTGCCGACGGTCACTGACATCCTGGCCGAGTTGGAGAAGCCGGGCCGCGACCCCCGGCCGGCGTTCCGTACCGCGACCTTCGCCGACGGGGTGGAGACCCTCGCCGACCTGCGCACCGGGATGATCCTGGAGGGCGTGGTCACCAACGTGGCGGCGTTCGGCGCGTTCGTCGACGTCGGGGTCCACCAGGACGGCCTGGTGCACGTGTCGGCGATGTCCACGACATTCGTCAAGGATCCCCGCGACGTGGTCAAGCCCGGCGACATCGTCCGGGTGAAGGTGCTCGACGTCGACGTGGCACGCAAACGGATCTCGCTGACTCTGCGGCTGGACGACGAGCCCGGCACCGGTCGACCGCCGGGCCAGCGGGGCACCGGTGGCGGGCAGCCCCGGTCGGGTGGTCGCGACGGCCAGCCGGGCAAGGGCGGTGGCCAGCCGGGCAAGGGCGGTGGCCAGCGAGGCGGCGGCCGGTCCGGTCAGGGTGGCCGGCCCTCGGCCGGCGGCGGGTACGCCGACGGCGCGCTGGCCGACGCGCTGCGCCGGGCGGGTCTGGCCTGA
- a CDS encoding response regulator transcription factor — protein MVTADESRPADRGLILVVEDEPAIADLIRLYLTRDGYGVHVCADGPSGLAAARRLRPVLCVLDIALPGMSGTEICRRLRSDGDWTPVVFLTARDDEIDRIVGLEIGADDYITKPFSPRELVARIRAIRRRALGPPDADPVRVVGTVTLDPARRTVRAAGRPVTLTSTEFDLLEHLMRRPGRVFTREELLAAVWGYAAHAGTRTVDVHVAQVRGKLGDAAGVIRTVRGVGYTADG, from the coding sequence GTGGTCACCGCCGACGAATCCCGGCCGGCGGATCGTGGCCTGATCCTCGTGGTGGAAGACGAACCGGCGATCGCCGACCTGATCCGGCTCTATCTCACCCGGGACGGATACGGCGTACACGTGTGCGCCGACGGACCGAGCGGACTGGCCGCCGCCCGCCGGCTGCGCCCCGTGCTCTGCGTGCTGGACATCGCGTTACCCGGTATGTCCGGAACCGAGATCTGCCGACGGCTACGGTCCGACGGCGACTGGACCCCGGTCGTATTCCTCACCGCCCGCGACGACGAGATCGACCGGATCGTCGGCCTGGAAATCGGTGCCGACGACTACATAACGAAACCGTTCAGTCCACGCGAACTGGTCGCCCGGATCCGGGCGATCCGCCGCCGCGCCCTCGGCCCACCCGACGCCGACCCGGTACGCGTCGTCGGCACGGTGACCCTCGACCCGGCCCGGCGCACGGTGCGGGCCGCCGGCCGGCCCGTCACTCTCACCTCGACCGAGTTCGACCTGCTGGAACATCTGATGCGCCGGCCCGGACGGGTATTCACCCGCGAGGAGCTGCTCGCCGCTGTCTGGGGCTACGCGGCGCACGCGGGCACCCGTACCGTCGACGTGCACGTGGCCCAGGTACGCGGCAAACTCGGCGACGCGGCCGGTGTGATCCGGACCGTCCGTGGGGTGGGCTACACCGCCGATGGCTGA
- a CDS encoding HAMP domain-containing sensor histidine kinase — protein sequence MAEPTRPYGIDRPYEIDRPRRPGPPGGYRWTRTLTARTVAVVCAVAGLSVLVTAAVAIPLGVRGTERGARASLAAKADLVAVALAAPAAGQDRSVLIDRLTGELAGQGVEVLLVERGTAAPQRLPTAVVRRLAAGEAVSGRPIRVAGRPTLVEGRPVGDGSAVVLLQPLRTGVGRAVWGNLWLALAAGLAAGLIAGVLLAARLSRPIRAAAHAAVRLRAGDRTVRVPVEPPVEAEQLAHALNDLTTALATSEARQRDFLLSISHELRTPLTTLRGYAEAIADGVVDLTDAARTGRIMLGEARRLDRLVGDLLALARLEASDFTLEVADFDLGTVLTDAVDAWSPRFAGDGVTLTVTPPDAPVVVRTDPGRLRQVIDILLDNALRVVPAGGTVRLGVPPGSAHADPRAVAVQVHDDGPGFTDGDLAVIFERGALHRRYRGERSVGTGIGLALAAGLVHRLGGRITAGHATGGGAVFTLLLPRRPAP from the coding sequence ATGGCTGAACCGACCCGCCCGTACGGGATCGACCGGCCGTACGAGATCGACCGGCCACGCCGTCCCGGCCCGCCGGGCGGGTACCGGTGGACCCGCACGCTGACCGCCCGCACGGTCGCCGTGGTGTGCGCCGTCGCCGGCCTGTCGGTGCTGGTCACCGCCGCCGTAGCGATCCCGCTCGGGGTCCGAGGCACCGAACGGGGCGCCCGGGCGTCCCTGGCCGCCAAGGCCGATCTGGTCGCGGTGGCCCTCGCCGCGCCGGCCGCCGGCCAGGACCGGTCGGTACTGATCGACCGGCTGACCGGTGAACTCGCCGGCCAGGGCGTCGAGGTCCTGCTCGTCGAGCGCGGCACGGCCGCCCCGCAGCGGCTCCCGACAGCGGTGGTACGGCGACTCGCGGCCGGCGAGGCGGTCAGCGGCCGACCGATCCGCGTCGCCGGCCGACCAACCCTGGTCGAAGGCCGACCGGTCGGCGACGGGTCAGCGGTGGTGCTGCTCCAGCCGCTGCGCACCGGCGTCGGCCGGGCCGTCTGGGGCAACCTGTGGCTGGCCCTGGCCGCCGGACTCGCCGCCGGACTGATCGCCGGCGTGCTGCTGGCCGCCCGGCTGTCCCGACCGATCCGGGCCGCCGCGCACGCCGCGGTCCGGTTACGCGCCGGCGACCGCACCGTCCGGGTGCCGGTCGAGCCACCGGTCGAGGCGGAACAGCTGGCGCACGCGCTCAACGACCTGACGACGGCGCTGGCCACCAGCGAGGCCCGGCAGCGGGACTTCCTGCTGTCCATCTCACACGAGCTGCGAACCCCGCTGACGACGCTGCGCGGGTACGCCGAGGCGATCGCCGACGGAGTCGTCGACCTGACCGACGCCGCGCGGACCGGACGGATCATGCTCGGTGAAGCCCGGCGGCTGGACCGGCTGGTCGGTGACCTGCTGGCACTGGCCCGGCTGGAAGCCTCCGACTTCACCCTCGAAGTGGCCGATTTCGACCTCGGTACGGTGCTCACCGACGCGGTCGACGCCTGGTCGCCCCGATTCGCCGGCGACGGGGTGACGCTGACGGTGACGCCCCCGGACGCGCCGGTCGTCGTCCGGACCGATCCCGGGCGGCTGCGCCAGGTGATCGACATCCTGCTGGACAACGCGCTGCGGGTGGTACCGGCGGGGGGCACCGTGCGGCTCGGCGTACCGCCGGGGTCGGCCCACGCGGACCCGCGCGCCGTCGCGGTGCAGGTCCACGACGACGGTCCGGGCTTCACCGACGGTGACCTCGCGGTCATCTTCGAACGGGGTGCGCTGCACCGCCGCTACCGGGGCGAACGGTCGGTCGGCACCGGGATCGGGTTGGCGCTGGCCGCCGGGCTCGTCCACCGCCTCGGTGGGCGGATCACGGCCGGGCACGCCACCGGTGGCGGCGCCGTGTTCACACTGCTGCTGCCCAGACGGCCGGCACCGTAG